The genomic region GCCGACGCAGTCGGCAAGCGGGATATCGAGCAGGGCGCTGGTGATCAGCGCGGCGGCCGAGGAATTCCCGATGCCCATCTCGCCCGGCAGGATGGCGTTGCAGCCCCGGGCGGCGAGGTCGGCCACCACCTGTCCGCCGCGGTCGAGGCAGAGCGCGACCTCGTCCGGCGTGAGCGCGGTCTCCTGCAGGGCGTTGCGGGTGCCATGGCGGACCTTGAGGTCGATCAGGTCGGGATGGGGCGGCAGGTCGACGGCGACGCCGGCGTCGATCACCTTCACCGGCAGGCCGGCGAGGCGGGCGAACACGTTGATGCCGGCGCCGCCCGCGAGGAAGTTGGCCACCATTTGCGGCGTCACTTCCGGCGGAAAAGGGCTGACGCCGTCGCGGGCGAAGCCGTGGTCGCCGGCGAAGACCAGCACCGCCGGCGCGGTCAGCACCGGCCGTGTGGTGCCCTGCATCAACCCGAGCCGCAGCGCGAGGTCTTCGAGCCGGCCCAATGAGCCGGGTGGCTTGGTCTTGGCGTCGATGCGGGCCTGCAGGGCGGTGGTGAGATCGTGGGCAAGCGGCGGGATCGCGGGGGCCTGCCAGGACGCGGGATGGCTCATGGAGGTGTCACTTCGGGGAAAAAGGGGATCCAAGGGCCTTTGGCCCTTGGTGGAGGTGCAGGAGGCAAAGCCTCCTGCCGGGGCCGGGGCAGCGCCCCGGGCGTTCAGATCCCAAGGTATCGCCGCACCGGATCAAGGTTGACGTGTGCGGCGACGTGTTCGGCCATGGCGGCGTAGAGCGCGCGGCGCTGTTCCGCCCAAGGAACGGCATGTGGTTTGTAGTCTGTGAACCCCGCGGCCGTGGCAAGGCGGGCGCGGGAGCGGGGGGATTCGAACCAGCCGTGCAGGTAGGTGCCCCAGACCCGCCCAGCCTGTGTCCCTTCCGGGCGTGGGGTTCCGTCGTTCCACACCTGGTGCAGGGGCGTGCAGGGCCCGGTGGCGATGGTTTCGCCCATGTGGATTTCGTAGGCGGACCAGCGGTCACCGTCGCATTCGGCTTCGGTCGCGCGCAGGGTCTTGGCGGCGTGGAAGGTGGTGGCCACCGGCAGCAGGCCGAGCCCGGCTTCGTCGCCGGCATCCCCGGCCACGCCCGTGGGATCGTGCAGCCATTCCCCCAGCATCTGGTAGCCGCCGCACAGCCCGACCACGAGCGTGCCGGCGGCGGCGGCGTCGCGGATCACCCGGTCCAGGCCGCGGGCGCGCAGCCAGCGCAGGTCGGCGATGGTGTTCTTCGAGCCCGGCAGCACGATGGCGCGGGCGCGGGCCAGCACGTCGGCGTCCTCGGTCCAGCGCACGCGCACGCCGGCATCGTCCCACCAGGGCTGGCAGTCGGTGAGGTTGGAAGCGTGCGGGGTGCGCACCCAGGCCAGGGTGTCGCCCTGTCCGCGATCCTGGTCGGCGGCGGAGAAGCCGTCCTCCTCCTCGGGCTGCAGGTCGCGGCGCAGCGGCACGGTGCCGAGCACGGGGAAGCCGGGCGCGTAGGGGGCGAGCCAGGATTGCGGGTCTGGAAAGAGCGACGCGTCGCCACGGAAGCGGTTGACGATGGCGCCGAGGCAGCGGGCGCGATCCGCCTCGTCCAGCAGGGCCCAGGTGCCGGCGAGCTGGGCGAAGATGCCGCCGCGGTCGATGTCGCCCACCAGCAGCCAGCGTCCGTCCAGGTGGCGGACCGGCCGCAGGTTGGCGATGTCGCGGGCCATCAGGTTCAGTTCCACCGGACTGCCGGCGCCTTCCATCACCAGCACGTCGCAGCGTGACCGCCAGGTTTCCAACGTGTCGGCGACGACCTGCCAGAGCCGCTCGGCGCGGCCGTAATAATCGCGGGCGGCGCAATGGCCCTCGGCGCGGCCGAGCACGATCACCTGCGATCCCATGCCGCCGGAAGGCTTGAGCAGCACCGGGTTCATCTCCACCGTCGGCAGCAGGCCGCAGGCCTCGGCCTGCACCGCCTGGGCGCGTGCCATCTCGCCGCCGTCGAGGGTGACCCAGGCGTTGTTGGACATGTTCTGCGCCTTGAATGGCGCGACGCGCACGCCTTCGCGGCGCAGCCAGGCGCACAGCGCCGCGGTCATCCAGCTTTTGCCGGCACCCGATCCGGTGCCGAGCACGCCAAGCGCCTTCATGGGACCTCTCTGACAGGGGGATCGTCGGGCATGCATGGCGTCCTGCAGGCGTGCCGGGTGGGCTGCACCGCGGCCGATCCGATACGGCGAGTGCCGCCTGCGGGTCTTTCTCCCGCCGCGTCCGGTTCATCCCGCCCGGGCGCACGCGCGCATTCTCGACGCCGGCCGGTTTCCTGGCTCGCAGGTCCTCGCCGGTGTCCGCCTTCTCACCCCGGTGGCGAGGCAATGGCTCGTTGGACCCGGCTCGCTGCCAACAGTTGCGGGAGCAGCCGCGCCCCGGACTGCCATTGCGGCCCGGGCGCGTTCCCGTTTCAGCCCTTGCGGGCACCGGCGCCTGCCCCAGGTGTTAGGCCCGATCGCCCCGGCACGCAACCGGTCCAACCGCGCGGCGATTGCGCGGGCGTATCGGCATGGCGCGAAGCGGCCCGGCAATCAGGACATTGGAATGTCCTGGTCAGGGAAGCTATGAGACAGGGTGAAGCAGGATTTCAACGGACGATGACCATGATGCTGCGGCGTGGTGTGGTGGCGGGCCTGATCGGCGGTGCGGCAGCGCTCGGGGCCGTGCCCCTGTTGACGAGCTCGCCGGCGCCAGCGCCGGCCCCGGCGGCCCCGCCGCCGCCTGCCCCGGTGCCGCAGCCGGTGGCGCTGACCACGCCGGTGCTGCAGCCGGCGGTGTTGCCGCCGACAGTACCGGCCCGTCCGGCCACGCTGCTGCCGCCCTGGCGCCGCTATGCCATCTCCCCCGCCGCCGCCGAGGGGAAACCGGTGATCAGCATCGTCATCGACGACCTCGGGGCGACGCGCCTGACGGAGCGCACGGTGGCGCTGCCGGGGCCGCTGACGCTGGCCTGGTTCCCGTTCGCGCCGCGCCTGCCCGAGCAG from Rhodovastum atsumiense harbors:
- the cobT gene encoding nicotinate-nucleotide--dimethylbenzimidazole phosphoribosyltransferase, which translates into the protein MSHPASWQAPAIPPLAHDLTTALQARIDAKTKPPGSLGRLEDLALRLGLMQGTTRPVLTAPAVLVFAGDHGFARDGVSPFPPEVTPQMVANFLAGGAGINVFARLAGLPVKVIDAGVAVDLPPHPDLIDLKVRHGTRNALQETALTPDEVALCLDRGGQVVADLAARGCNAILPGEMGIGNSSAAALITSALLDIPLADCVGIGAGHDPAGHARKREILARVQARHPGVRDPLEALAAFGGCEIAMMAGAMLAAASRRMLVLVDGIIATSAALVAARLAPAMLDYAVFAHVSGDGPHRLAVEALGGRPLLDLGLRLGEGTGAALAWPLVRAAAGFLEEMATFEAAGVSERTGVAPQP
- a CDS encoding cobyric acid synthase, whose translation is MKALGVLGTGSGAGKSWMTAALCAWLRREGVRVAPFKAQNMSNNAWVTLDGGEMARAQAVQAEACGLLPTVEMNPVLLKPSGGMGSQVIVLGRAEGHCAARDYYGRAERLWQVVADTLETWRSRCDVLVMEGAGSPVELNLMARDIANLRPVRHLDGRWLLVGDIDRGGIFAQLAGTWALLDEADRARCLGAIVNRFRGDASLFPDPQSWLAPYAPGFPVLGTVPLRRDLQPEEEDGFSAADQDRGQGDTLAWVRTPHASNLTDCQPWWDDAGVRVRWTEDADVLARARAIVLPGSKNTIADLRWLRARGLDRVIRDAAAAGTLVVGLCGGYQMLGEWLHDPTGVAGDAGDEAGLGLLPVATTFHAAKTLRATEAECDGDRWSAYEIHMGETIATGPCTPLHQVWNDGTPRPEGTQAGRVWGTYLHGWFESPRSRARLATAAGFTDYKPHAVPWAEQRRALYAAMAEHVAAHVNLDPVRRYLGI